Proteins from a single region of Clostridia bacterium:
- a CDS encoding insulinase family protein: MIIEKINNRINLVKVKNDKFKTFTVSFYFHNKLSEETASYNALLPYVMKMGSKNHKDMVDISNTLEELYGGMFDCSIRKKGEDHIIGFSFEFVSDAYIKDNDYKDKVFDFIFDVIFNPLTEDGGFNSEYTKREKKNLINYIEGLINDKKEYANLRSTQLMCKGDNYSVFEYGDIEKIKNITPTELYKRYKEVIDSSRIDIFVMGNTSFSDITERIKGLDLPDKNVDYPECNLMEEREEVREEKEGFDVNQGKISMGFTLGENNKYALSVFNSVYGSGAHSKLFNNVREKLSLCYYAYSRIDNFKGIMKVNSGVEFENFKKAYDEILAQLDDLRKGNISDEEIEASKKSVINSLKSLNDSLFSYENYILNGLISGNLTDIDEYIHRVNNISKKDITDVANNVKLHTVYYLTKHE, translated from the coding sequence ATGATAATAGAAAAAATAAATAACAGAATCAATCTTGTAAAAGTAAAAAATGATAAATTCAAAACTTTTACCGTAAGTTTTTATTTTCATAATAAACTTAGCGAAGAAACTGCATCTTATAATGCGCTTTTACCTTATGTTATGAAAATGGGCAGTAAAAATCATAAAGATATGGTCGATATATCAAACACTCTTGAAGAGTTATATGGAGGTATGTTTGACTGCAGTATAAGAAAAAAAGGGGAAGACCATATTATAGGATTTAGTTTTGAATTTGTATCAGATGCGTATATAAAAGACAACGATTATAAAGATAAAGTATTTGATTTTATTTTTGATGTTATCTTTAACCCTTTAACCGAAGACGGTGGCTTTAACAGTGAATATACTAAAAGAGAAAAGAAAAATCTTATAAACTATATCGAAGGTCTTATTAACGATAAGAAAGAATACGCAAACTTAAGAAGCACACAACTTATGTGCAAAGGGGATAACTATTCTGTTTTTGAATACGGAGATATAGAAAAAATAAAAAATATCACTCCAACAGAACTTTATAAAAGATATAAAGAAGTAATAGACTCATCAAGAATTGATATTTTTGTTATGGGCAATACTTCATTTTCTGATATAACCGAAAGAATCAAAGGTTTAGACCTTCCTGATAAAAATGTAGATTATCCTGAATGTAATCTTATGGAAGAGAGAGAAGAAGTAAGAGAAGAAAAAGAAGGGTTTGATGTAAATCAGGGTAAAATCAGTATGGGCTTTACCTTAGGGGAAAATAATAAATATGCCCTGTCAGTATTTAACAGTGTGTATGGAAGCGGAGCACATTCAAAACTGTTTAACAATGTAAGGGAAAAATTAAGCCTGTGCTATTATGCATATTCAAGAATAGATAATTTTAAAGGTATAATGAAAGTTAATTCAGGAGTAGAATTTGAAAACTTTAAAAAAGCATATGATGAAATTTTAGCCCAGCTTGACGATTTAAGAAAAGGAAATATATCCGATGAGGAAATAGAAGCATCTAAAAAATCGGTAATAAACAGTTTAAAATCGTTAAATGACAGTTTGTTCTCTTATGAAAACTATATATTAAACGGACTTATCAGCGGAAATTTAACCGATATAGACGAATATATACATCGTGTAAATAATATTTCAAAAAAGGATATTACAGATGTTGCAAACAATGTTAAACTTCACACAGTTTATTATTTAACTAAACACGAATAG
- a CDS encoding phosphatase PAP2 family protein: protein MLKINLFLQSISSPFWDFIFITISNLITDIPLVITLCVIYWCINKEKGIKIGFILLNGMQFNFIIKDIFKVERPYVKNSKIINKDIEYGYGYSFPSNHSQISSSFLFSFARYFSISKVFIPSLILVLMICFSRVYLGVHSILDVSVGFILGITFVKVLGNIIDKIIESKKYYLAFLFLILGIIGMFVFKNEDSFKITSIYFGVLTGFLIENKYIDYKIPQKTKYKVINFIIGISGIALIYIFSPDILKYFLIGLWVTLPAPWLFKITERIIENDNRKNK from the coding sequence ATGCTTAAAATTAATTTGTTTTTACAAAGTATAAGCAGTCCTTTTTGGGACTTTATTTTTATAACCATATCAAATCTTATAACCGATATTCCCCTTGTTATTACCCTGTGTGTTATTTACTGGTGTATAAATAAGGAAAAAGGAATAAAAATTGGTTTTATTCTCTTAAACGGAATGCAGTTTAATTTTATTATAAAAGACATTTTTAAGGTTGAAAGACCGTATGTTAAAAATTCCAAGATAATAAATAAGGATATAGAATATGGCTACGGATATTCTTTTCCGAGTAACCATTCCCAGATTTCTTCTTCCTTTTTATTTTCATTTGCCAGATACTTTAGTATATCCAAAGTTTTTATTCCATCACTTATTCTTGTTTTAATGATTTGTTTTTCAAGGGTTTATCTTGGAGTTCACAGTATTTTGGATGTAAGTGTAGGCTTTATTTTAGGCATAACTTTTGTAAAGGTTTTAGGGAATATAATTGATAAGATAATTGAAAGTAAAAAATATTATCTTGCATTCTTATTTCTTATTTTAGGAATAATAGGAATGTTTGTATTTAAAAATGAAGACAGTTTTAAGATTACAAGTATATATTTTGGGGTTTTAACAGGTTTTTTAATAGAAAATAAATACATTGATTATAAAATTCCACAAAAAACAAAATATAAAGTAATAAACTTTATAATTGGAATATCAGGAATTGCACTTATATATATTTTCTCGCCTGATATTTTAAAATATTTTTTAATAGGTTTATGGGTTACACTTCCTGCACCTTGGCTTTTTAAAATCACAGAAAGGATTATTGAAAATGATAATAGAAAAAATAAATAA
- a CDS encoding DUF1846 domain-containing protein: MNKSGFDNNKYLKTQSEQIRKRIDQFGGKLYLEFGGKIFDDYHASRVLPGFEPDSKIRMLQKLKDDVEIVITINASDIEKNKIRSDIGIAYIDDVLRLIDVFSSMQLYVGSVVITRYNGQPAADDFIRKLNILGVTCYKHYPIEGYPSNVAHIVSDEGLGKNDYIKTTHPLVVVTAPGPGSGKMATCLSQLYHDCKNGIKSGYAKFETFPVWNLPLNHPVNLAYEAATSDLNDVNMIDPFHLESYGKIAVNYNRDVEIFPVLSTIFEKIQGESPYKSPTDMGVNMAGDCIIDDEVCKTSSKMEIIRRYFTAKVDKIKGKNNDNQVSKLELLMNQSGITPKFHPAVSVALKKAKETGMPAGAMVLPNGKIVTGKTSNTLGAASALILNALKELGSIDSSLELISSCVLEPICKLKTNDLKHQNPRLHTDEILIALTVSALTDPTANLAKEQLSKLKGSDAHFSVIISEEDEKILKRLGINVSYEALYESKGLYHK, encoded by the coding sequence ATGAATAAATCAGGATTTGACAATAACAAGTATTTAAAAACTCAATCTGAACAAATAAGAAAAAGAATTGACCAGTTCGGTGGAAAACTTTACCTTGAATTTGGCGGTAAGATATTTGACGATTATCACGCTTCAAGAGTTTTACCCGGGTTTGAGCCGGACAGTAAAATAAGAATGCTTCAGAAGTTAAAAGATGATGTTGAAATAGTTATAACCATTAATGCTTCTGATATTGAAAAAAACAAAATAAGAAGTGATATTGGCATTGCATATATTGACGATGTTTTAAGGCTTATTGATGTTTTTTCGTCTATGCAGTTATATGTTGGAAGCGTTGTTATCACAAGATATAACGGTCAACCTGCGGCAGACGATTTTATCAGAAAACTAAACATTCTCGGTGTTACCTGTTATAAGCATTATCCTATAGAAGGATATCCGTCCAATGTTGCCCACATTGTAAGCGATGAGGGGCTTGGAAAAAACGATTATATTAAAACTACCCACCCTCTTGTTGTTGTAACTGCTCCCGGCCCCGGAAGCGGTAAAATGGCAACCTGCTTAAGCCAACTGTACCACGACTGTAAGAATGGTATAAAATCAGGATATGCAAAATTTGAAACATTCCCTGTGTGGAATTTGCCTTTAAATCATCCTGTAAACCTTGCATATGAGGCTGCAACTTCAGACCTTAACGATGTTAATATGATTGACCCGTTCCACCTTGAGTCGTACGGAAAAATCGCAGTTAATTATAATAGAGATGTGGAAATATTCCCTGTGCTCAGCACTATTTTTGAAAAAATACAGGGTGAATCTCCATACAAATCGCCTACTGATATGGGCGTTAATATGGCAGGAGACTGCATAATAGATGACGAAGTTTGTAAAACTTCCTCCAAAATGGAAATTATAAGAAGATATTTTACTGCAAAGGTAGATAAAATCAAGGGTAAAAACAATGATAATCAGGTTTCCAAACTTGAACTTCTTATGAACCAGTCAGGAATTACTCCGAAATTCCACCCTGCAGTATCCGTTGCTCTTAAAAAAGCAAAAGAAACAGGTATGCCTGCAGGTGCGATGGTTTTACCTAATGGAAAAATTGTTACAGGAAAAACATCAAACACTTTAGGTGCTGCATCTGCTCTTATTCTTAACGCATTAAAAGAATTGGGAAGTATAGATTCAAGCCTTGAACTTATTTCGTCCTGCGTTCTTGAGCCTATATGCAAATTAAAAACCAATGATTTAAAACATCAAAACCCAAGGCTTCATACTGACGAAATTCTTATAGCGCTTACAGTTTCTGCGCTTACCGACCCTACTGCAAATCTTGCAAAAGAGCAACTTTCAAAACTTAAGGGAAGCGACGCTCATTTCTCGGTTATTATAAGCGAAGAAGACGAAAAAATTCTTAAGCGTTTAGGAATTAACGTAAGTTACGAAGCATTATATGAAAGCAAAGGATTATATCATAAATAG
- the yfcE gene encoding phosphodiesterase translates to MKLLIASDIHGSLYYSNELKKAIDNENPDKIILLGDLLYHGPRNNLPCDYQPKEVINFLNTYKEKILCARGNCDTEVDQMVLNFPIMSDYLVLMVDGICFYFSHGHKYNIDNPLPLSEGDIFISGHTHIPSCKEKDGVLYLNPGSISIPKENTPHSYLIYENKMFTWKNMDGETYMNQEI, encoded by the coding sequence ATGAAACTTCTTATCGCATCAGATATACACGGATCTTTATATTATTCAAACGAACTTAAAAAGGCAATAGATAATGAAAACCCTGATAAGATAATTCTCTTAGGCGATTTACTCTATCACGGGCCAAGGAATAATCTTCCTTGTGATTATCAGCCAAAAGAGGTTATAAATTTTCTTAACACTTATAAAGAAAAAATCTTGTGTGCAAGAGGTAACTGCGATACAGAAGTTGACCAGATGGTGCTTAATTTTCCCATAATGTCTGACTATCTGGTTTTAATGGTTGATGGAATTTGTTTTTATTTTTCTCACGGTCATAAATATAATATTGATAACCCTCTCCCTCTGTCTGAAGGAGATATATTTATAAGCGGTCATACTCATATTCCAAGTTGTAAAGAGAAAGACGGAGTTTTGTATTTAAATCCCGGAAGTATATCCATTCCAAAGGAAAATACGCCTCACTCATATTTAATATATGAAAACAAAATGTTTACATGGAAGAATATGGACGGCGAAACATATATGAACCAAGAAATTTAG
- a CDS encoding 4Fe-4S dicluster domain-containing protein encodes MNFFDTDVQELKYNVLKEVAKLAYNDDLTPQKLLDIAEIIVPDGEAKMRCCIYKERAIVNERVKLALGGDRTTTNMVEVLKIACDECPIDGIQITPSCRGCIAHRCQNACPKDAIRIVDRKAVIDKSKCIECGKCLAACPYSAIVKNVRPCVKACVPKAISINKENHKAIISEEKCISCGACVYQCPFGAIVDKSFITDAIKILRDSENNTKYKVYAVIAPSLASQYSSINEITMGKVISAIKELGFHAVVEAAQGADVTAFLEAKELSEKGFLTSSCCPAFVGYIEKHFPKLKENVSHNLSPMAQISKIIKENDPDAKTVFIGPCISKKGETRKESVAPYVDCTITFEEMQAMFDAKNIDIASLNETSLETSSYFGRIFAHCGGLSEAVNQALKEHGIKEEDFKCEPVSCNGINDCKTVLLKASKGLLKENFIEGMICNGGCIGGPACLSHSAKDYNLVKQYGMEAKDKTISTSISALNSKDLDNM; translated from the coding sequence ATGAATTTTTTTGATACAGATGTTCAGGAACTTAAGTATAATGTGTTAAAAGAAGTGGCAAAATTAGCCTACAATGATGATTTAACGCCCCAGAAGTTACTTGACATTGCTGAAATAATTGTTCCCGACGGGGAAGCAAAAATGCGTTGCTGCATTTATAAAGAAAGAGCAATAGTTAACGAAAGAGTTAAACTTGCTTTAGGTGGAGACAGAACTACAACAAATATGGTTGAAGTATTAAAAATTGCCTGTGATGAATGTCCTATCGACGGAATTCAGATCACTCCGTCTTGCAGAGGATGTATTGCTCACCGTTGTCAGAATGCCTGTCCTAAAGATGCTATAAGAATAGTTGACAGAAAAGCAGTTATAGATAAATCAAAATGTATAGAATGCGGAAAATGCCTTGCTGCATGTCCTTATTCTGCTATTGTAAAAAATGTTCGACCATGCGTAAAAGCATGTGTGCCAAAGGCTATATCTATAAACAAAGAAAACCATAAGGCGATTATAAGCGAAGAAAAATGTATTTCCTGCGGTGCGTGTGTTTACCAGTGTCCGTTTGGTGCTATTGTGGATAAATCATTTATAACAGATGCAATAAAGATTTTAAGAGATTCAGAAAATAACACTAAATATAAAGTTTATGCAGTTATTGCCCCATCTCTTGCAAGTCAGTATTCTTCTATTAACGAAATTACTATGGGTAAGGTTATCTCTGCTATTAAAGAGTTAGGCTTCCACGCTGTTGTAGAGGCGGCACAAGGCGCAGATGTTACTGCTTTTCTTGAAGCAAAGGAACTTTCAGAAAAAGGCTTTTTAACTTCTTCCTGTTGCCCTGCTTTTGTAGGATATATTGAAAAACATTTCCCTAAATTAAAAGAAAATGTTTCACATAATTTATCCCCTATGGCTCAGATTTCAAAAATTATAAAGGAAAATGACCCTGACGCCAAAACTGTATTTATAGGCCCTTGTATTTCCAAAAAAGGCGAAACAAGAAAAGAAAGTGTTGCTCCATATGTTGATTGCACCATCACTTTTGAAGAAATGCAGGCAATGTTTGATGCAAAAAATATTGATATAGCATCACTTAACGAAACATCTCTTGAAACATCTTCTTACTTCGGAAGAATATTTGCACACTGCGGAGGGCTTTCTGAAGCAGTTAATCAGGCTCTTAAAGAGCATGGCATCAAAGAAGAAGATTTCAAATGCGAACCTGTATCATGTAACGGTATCAATGACTGTAAGACAGTACTTTTAAAAGCATCAAAAGGTTTGCTTAAAGAAAACTTTATTGAGGGAATGATTTGTAATGGTGGATGTATAGGCGGTCCTGCTTGTTTATCTCACAGCGCAAAAGATTATAACCTTGTTAAACAATACGGTATGGAAGCAAAAGATAAAACTATTTCTACTTCAATATCTGCTCTTAACAGTAAAGATTTAGATAATATGTAA
- a CDS encoding alanine:cation symporter family protein, producing the protein MGNFLSSLTEFNDSINSFVWGKGLYLLLATGILMTLVTKVFQVTKIGHWMSETLGSLFKKDVSGHVKGKSISQFQALCTALAATIGVGNIAGVAAAIVGGGPGAVFWMWVAAFFGMMTNYSENVLGIFYRRKNIDGEWSGGAMYFLQDGLGSKKGCKEIGKILAVLFSIFCILASFGIGSMGQINKIVVNIVSAFDIPSLSSNILYDTISMYHLVIGIVLFIIAGLIILGGLKRIANFAEKVVPVMVVLFILGSLTVILVNISNIGAAFISIFKYAFTVPAALGGATGIVVKDIVTYGCKRGVFSNEAGLGSSVMVHSNSNVIEPVKQGIWGIFEVFADTMIVCTMTALVILTSGVIDLNTGALVAEGATDATLVAKAFSGIFGIWGERFIAIAILLFAFTTVLGWDHYGSKAWEYLFGTKSVKAYKVLHLLTMLCGALLTSSLAWDISDTFNGLMMVPNLIGVIVLSGLVKKITDNYIDRRFKGKDIKPMISAFSDIQKEQEEKLKNM; encoded by the coding sequence ATGGGTAATTTTTTAAGTAGTTTAACGGAATTTAATGATTCCATTAACAGTTTTGTATGGGGGAAGGGATTATATCTTCTTCTTGCAACAGGGATACTGATGACACTTGTTACCAAAGTTTTTCAGGTAACAAAAATTGGTCATTGGATGTCAGAAACATTGGGAAGTTTATTTAAAAAAGACGTTTCAGGTCATGTAAAGGGTAAATCAATTTCTCAGTTTCAGGCCTTATGTACAGCACTTGCCGCAACTATCGGCGTAGGTAATATCGCAGGGGTTGCCGCTGCTATTGTTGGTGGTGGTCCAGGGGCTGTGTTCTGGATGTGGGTTGCAGCATTTTTTGGGATGATGACAAACTATTCTGAAAATGTATTAGGTATTTTTTACAGAAGAAAAAATATTGACGGAGAATGGTCAGGCGGAGCAATGTATTTTCTTCAGGATGGGTTAGGAAGCAAAAAAGGATGCAAAGAAATCGGTAAAATTCTTGCTGTTTTATTTTCAATATTCTGTATCCTTGCATCATTCGGTATAGGCTCAATGGGGCAGATTAACAAAATAGTTGTTAATATTGTTTCTGCTTTTGATATTCCTTCTTTATCTTCAAATATTCTTTATGATACAATTTCTATGTATCATCTTGTTATAGGTATTGTATTATTTATTATTGCAGGTCTTATAATTCTTGGAGGACTAAAAAGAATTGCTAACTTTGCAGAAAAAGTTGTGCCTGTAATGGTCGTTCTTTTTATTTTAGGTTCACTTACTGTTATTTTAGTTAATATTTCCAATATAGGTGCCGCGTTTATATCTATATTTAAATATGCATTTACAGTTCCTGCTGCGCTTGGTGGTGCTACAGGTATTGTTGTTAAAGATATAGTTACATACGGTTGTAAAAGAGGGGTATTCTCTAATGAAGCAGGTTTAGGTTCATCTGTTATGGTTCACTCTAATTCCAATGTTATAGAACCTGTTAAACAGGGTATCTGGGGTATTTTTGAGGTTTTTGCAGATACTATGATAGTATGTACTATGACTGCTCTTGTAATTTTAACATCAGGTGTTATTGACTTAAATACAGGTGCATTAGTAGCAGAAGGTGCAACAGATGCAACTTTAGTTGCAAAAGCATTTTCAGGAATTTTCGGTATCTGGGGAGAAAGATTTATTGCTATTGCAATATTGCTTTTTGCCTTCACTACTGTTTTAGGTTGGGACCACTACGGTTCTAAAGCATGGGAATACTTATTTGGAACAAAATCTGTTAAGGCTTATAAAGTTCTTCATCTTTTAACAATGCTATGTGGTGCACTTTTAACTTCATCTTTAGCATGGGATATTTCAGACACATTCAACGGTCTTATGATGGTTCCTAACTTAATAGGTGTTATAGTATTATCAGGTCTTGTTAAAAAGATTACCGATAACTATATCGACAGAAGATTTAAAGGAAAAGATATTAAGCCTATGATTTCTGCATTTTCTGATATCCAGAAAGAACAGGAAGAAAAATTAAAAAATATGTAA
- the spoIVA gene encoding stage IV sporulation protein A, translating to MEQYNVLEDVAKRTQGDIYIGVVGPVRTGKSTFIKNFMDQLVIPNISNEFKKERAKDELPQSAKGKTIMTTEPKFIPNEAIKIKTQDNVNFNVRMIDCVGYVVDSALGHIENEEPRMVNTPWYPEPIPFIKAAELGTKKVICDHSTIGLVITTDGSVSEIEREDYVEAEERVIGELKQIGKPFVVLLNCVNPTSPESIMLKEELSRKYSVPVMAINCLNITKNELLDIIGAVLNEFPVKEVWFDTPDWLSSLAPTNWLKSEICRSIKEVIKDAYKVNDIRSIIDLLKNYDFVKYTGISDCNLGEGTVLIKLDLKDELFYKILSENTELSIENDKDLLTVLTELSKMKKEYDKFSYAMADVNRKGYGIVSPSIDELTLEEPEIVKQGNKFGVRLKASAPSIHMIKADIETEVSPIVGTEKQSEELVHYLLKEFEADPKSIWSSNIFGKSLHELVNEGLHNKLSKMPEDAQVKMQETLQKIINEGSGGLICIIL from the coding sequence ATGGAACAGTATAATGTGTTAGAAGATGTGGCAAAAAGAACGCAGGGAGATATTTACATAGGTGTTGTAGGTCCTGTAAGAACAGGTAAATCAACTTTTATAAAAAACTTTATGGACCAACTTGTTATACCTAATATTTCCAACGAATTTAAAAAGGAAAGGGCAAAGGACGAACTTCCTCAGAGTGCAAAAGGGAAGACGATTATGACCACCGAGCCTAAATTTATTCCAAACGAGGCAATTAAAATCAAAACACAAGATAATGTTAATTTTAATGTAAGAATGATTGACTGTGTAGGATATGTGGTTGATTCTGCATTAGGTCATATTGAAAATGAAGAGCCAAGAATGGTTAATACACCGTGGTATCCTGAGCCTATACCTTTTATAAAGGCGGCAGAACTTGGAACAAAAAAGGTTATATGCGACCATTCAACCATAGGACTTGTTATAACAACTGACGGGTCAGTATCAGAAATTGAGCGTGAAGACTATGTTGAAGCAGAAGAAAGAGTAATCGGCGAACTTAAACAAATAGGCAAACCGTTTGTTGTGCTTTTAAACTGCGTTAACCCGACTTCGCCTGAAAGTATAATGCTAAAAGAAGAACTTTCAAGGAAATATTCGGTTCCTGTAATGGCAATAAACTGCCTTAATATAACAAAAAATGAACTTTTGGATATTATAGGCGCAGTTCTTAATGAGTTTCCTGTTAAAGAAGTGTGGTTTGACACTCCTGACTGGCTATCTTCACTTGCGCCTACAAACTGGCTAAAGAGCGAAATTTGCCGTTCAATTAAGGAAGTTATAAAGGATGCTTATAAAGTCAATGATATAAGAAGTATTATAGATTTACTTAAAAATTATGATTTTGTAAAATATACGGGTATTTCAGACTGTAATCTGGGCGAGGGAACAGTACTTATAAAACTTGATTTAAAAGACGAATTATTCTATAAGATACTAAGCGAAAATACTGAACTTAGTATTGAGAATGATAAAGATTTATTAACAGTGTTAACCGAACTTTCAAAAATGAAAAAAGAATATGACAAATTCAGTTATGCAATGGCAGATGTTAACCGTAAAGGATACGGAATAGTATCTCCGTCAATAGACGAACTTACATTGGAAGAGCCTGAGATTGTAAAACAGGGTAATAAATTCGGTGTAAGATTAAAAGCATCTGCACCGTCAATCCATATGATAAAAGCAGATATTGAAACAGAGGTTTCTCCGATTGTAGGAACAGAAAAACAATCAGAAGAACTTGTACATTATCTTTTAAAAGAATTTGAAGCAGACCCTAAATCTATATGGTCGTCAAATATTTTTGGTAAATCTTTACACGAACTTGTTAATGAAGGACTGCATAATAAACTTTCTAAAATGCCTGAAGACGCTCAGGTAAAAATGCAGGAAACTCTGCAGAAGATTATAAACGAAGGCTCAGGTGGGCTTATTTGTATAATTCTTTAA
- a CDS encoding glucosamine-6-phosphate deaminase — protein MEEDKMLAKTSFKVNTFPTRKEMGLAAAEDCKAKIIALLKEKEEINMIFAAAPSQNEFLESLLACEEIDFTRINAFHMDEYIGLPAGAPQGFGQFLKDRLFGKAPFKTVNYLNGNAEDPQAECERYSKLLRDNPTDIVCLGIGENGHIAFNDPHVAFFNDPAMVKIVELDNVCRQQQVNDGCFNSIDEVPTHALTLTVPTLKNVDCHICIVPAPTKAEAVKNTVYGEITEKCPASIMRLSKDVNIYLDADSSSLL, from the coding sequence ATGGAGGAAGACAAAATGTTAGCAAAAACAAGTTTTAAAGTAAACACATTCCCTACAAGAAAAGAAATGGGTTTAGCAGCTGCTGAAGACTGTAAAGCAAAAATTATTGCTCTTTTAAAAGAAAAAGAAGAAATCAATATGATTTTTGCTGCTGCTCCATCTCAGAACGAATTTTTAGAAAGTTTATTAGCATGTGAAGAAATTGATTTCACAAGAATCAATGCTTTCCATATGGACGAATATATCGGATTACCTGCAGGTGCTCCTCAGGGATTTGGTCAGTTCTTAAAAGACAGACTTTTTGGAAAAGCACCTTTCAAAACTGTTAACTACTTAAACGGTAACGCAGAAGATCCTCAGGCAGAATGTGAAAGATATTCTAAATTATTAAGAGATAACCCTACTGATATCGTTTGCTTAGGTATCGGTGAAAACGGACACATCGCTTTCAACGACCCTCACGTTGCATTCTTTAATGACCCTGCAATGGTTAAAATCGTTGAACTTGACAATGTTTGCCGTCAGCAGCAGGTTAATGACGGATGCTTCAACTCTATTGACGAAGTTCCTACTCACGCATTAACTCTTACTGTTCCAACTCTTAAAAATGTTGACTGCCACATCTGTATCGTTCCTGCTCCTACAAAAGCAGAAGCAGTTAAAAACACAGTTTACGGTGAAATCACAGAAAAATGCCCTGCATCTATTATGAGATTATCAAAAGATGTTAACATCTATCTTGATGCTGACAGTTCAAGTTTATTATAA
- the rplT gene encoding 50S ribosomal protein L20: MARVKGAMNTRKRHKKILKLAKGYRGAKSKLYRTANQAVMKSLVYSYIGRKQKKRDFRKLWIARINAAARMNGISYSRFMNGLKKADITLNRKMLAEIAVSDAKAFTELVEKAKASL; the protein is encoded by the coding sequence ATGGCTAGAGTTAAAGGTGCTATGAACACCAGAAAAAGACATAAAAAGATTTTAAAATTAGCTAAAGGTTATAGAGGTGCTAAAAGTAAACTATATAGAACTGCCAACCAGGCTGTTATGAAATCATTAGTTTACTCTTACATCGGAAGAAAACAGAAGAAGAGAGATTTCAGAAAATTATGGATAGCAAGAATCAATGCCGCTGCAAGAATGAACGGTATCAGTTATTCAAGATTTATGAACGGTCTTAAAAAAGCAGACATTACTCTTAACAGAAAAATGTTAGCTGAAATCGCTGTTTCTGACGCTAAAGCGTTTACAGAATTAGTTGAAAAAGCAAAAGCAAGTTTATAA
- the rpmI gene encoding 50S ribosomal protein L35, protein MGKIKTHRGAAKRFSLTKSGKVKKTSAFRRHILTKKTTKRKRALRKISYACPANEAVIKKLIPYK, encoded by the coding sequence ATGGGAAAAATTAAAACTCATAGAGGAGCTGCAAAAAGATTCAGCTTAACAAAATCCGGTAAAGTTAAAAAAACAAGTGCTTTCAGAAGACACATTTTAACTAAGAAAACCACAAAAAGAAAAAGAGCTTTAAGAAAAATTTCTTATGCATGTCCTGCAAATGAAGCAGTTATCAAAAAGTTAATTCCTTACAAATAA
- the infC gene encoding translation initiation factor IF-3: MSSKELQINESIKNAEIRVIDSDGSQLGIMSSKEALEVASGKNLDLVMIAPQAEPPVCRIMDYGKYRFEQAKKEKESKKNQKVISVKEVRLSMSIDTHDFNTKLNQAVKFLKSGNKVKVSVKFRGREMAHTELGLKLLERFIEGATDSCVVEKQPKMEGRNMAAYLGPKA; the protein is encoded by the coding sequence ATTAGTAGCAAGGAATTACAAATCAACGAATCTATTAAAAATGCCGAAATCAGGGTTATAGATTCAGATGGTTCGCAGCTTGGTATTATGTCATCAAAAGAAGCCTTAGAAGTTGCAAGTGGCAAAAATCTTGACTTGGTTATGATTGCCCCACAGGCAGAACCGCCTGTATGCAGAATTATGGACTATGGCAAATACAGATTTGAACAAGCGAAGAAAGAAAAAGAATCTAAGAAAAACCAAAAAGTTATAAGTGTTAAAGAAGTAAGGCTTTCAATGTCTATTGATACTCACGATTTTAATACTAAACTTAATCAGGCAGTTAAATTCCTTAAATCAGGAAATAAAGTTAAGGTTTCTGTTAAATTCAGAGGAAGAGAAATGGCGCATACTGAACTTGGCTTGAAACTTTTGGAAAGATTTATTGAAGGGGCTACCGATAGTTGTGTTGTAGAAAAGCAACCTAAAATGGAAGGCAGAAATATGGCGGCTTATTTAGGCCCAAAAGCATAA